The window TGAGCAGGTGACCCCTGAAGCCAAGTTCATCGAAGATCTGGGCGCTGATTCCCTGGACACCGTGGAGCTGGTGATGGCCTTCGAAGAAGAGTTCGGCATCGACGTCCCTGATGAAGAAGCTGAAAAGCTTCAGTCCGTGGGCGACGTGGTCCGCTACGTCGAAGAAAACGCCGAGTAATCCTCGTTTTCCGAGTTCATTTCAGAAAGCAGACGGGAAACCGTCTGCTTTTTTGTTGTTGGACTTTGGCCCCAAGCTCAGGAAGCACTTCCATCTCATGTCCCTTTCCAATCCCTGGTTCGTCATCGCCCTGGTGGGAGTTCTCGGTGTTTTCCACCTGGAATTCTTCGCCACCCTCCTCAATCTCGCCCGACTAGGGAGGCCCGTGCCTCCTGATCTGGCGGAAGTCTTTCCAGAAGAAACTCGCGAAAAACTGGGCGAGTACATCCGGGACTCAAAAAAAGTCGAGTTTACTCAGGAGGTGACGCTGCTCGGCGTGCTGGTCGTTTTCTGGTGGAGCGGCGGTTTTGGCTGGCTACAAAATTGGGCCCAGAGCCAGGGACACGGCCCCGTCGTTACGGGCGTCGTTGTCATCGGCCTTGTGCTGCTAGCGCAGACTTGGCTCAGCCTGCCCTTTCAGGCCTGGGACACCTTTGGAGTGGAAGCCCGCCACGGCTTCAACAAAACGACCATCGGCACCTTCATCAATGACCACTTCAAAGGCCTGGCCCTGATGGCCCTGCTGGGAATCCCGGTGGCTGCCGCTCTCGTCTGGTTTTTCGAAACTCAAGCTTGGGCCGCCCTTTATGCCTGGCTCTTTCTGGCCGGATTTACCCTGCTGATGACCTGGCTTTCGCCCCGGGTGATCATGCCGGTGTTTTTGAAGTTCCGTCCCATGGAAGAGGGTGAGCTCAAAGACGCTATCTTCGCCCTCGCCCGGAAGTTGGACTTCCCAGTCGCCGAGGTCAGCGTGGTAGATGGCTCCCGCCGCTCCACCAAGGCAAATGCTTTCTTCGCAGGCTTTGGCAAAACACGCCGCATCGCCCTCTACGACACGCTTTTGGAAAGCCATGGCAAGGAGGAAATCGTCGCCATTCTGGCGCATGAAATCGGCCACAACAAATGCCGTCATGTGCCGGTGATGATGACGCTGAATCTCCTGGAAATGGCCCTAATGCTGGGCCTGCTCGGCTGGGTGCTAAAGTCCCCTGGCTTCTTCGCCGCCTTTGGCGTCCAGGGTACACCTGTCGGCATGGGGCTAGTGCTTTTTGGTATGATTTACAAGCCTCTGGGCGTCCTCACCGGGCTTCTTGGCCTGGCCATGAGCCGGAAGCATGAGTTTGAGGCCGATGCGTATGCCCGCGAGGCTGTCGGCAGCCATCAGCCCCTGACGAACGGTTTGAAAAAACTGTCGCACGATCACCTCGCCCACCCGTCGCCCCATCCGCTCACCGTGTGGCTTCATTATAGCCACCCCCCTTTGGCAGAACGCCTAGCCGCCTTGCAGGGAAACCCACGGGCTGTTTGAGGCGGGCATTTGGCGCAAGAGCCGTCCGCTTCGCACGTTTTCACGGCGATGTTTCGTCACCTCGCCCTTCTCTGCCTCCTGGCCACCTCCGCTGTCGCGGCGGATCGGCCTAACATTTTATGGTTAACCAGCGAAGACAACGGCCCCCAATACGGCTGTTATGGGGACAGCTATGCGACAACTCCGAACATTGACGCGCTGGCAGCCAAAGGCATCCGCTTCAAGCGCTGCTGGTCCAATGCCCCCGTTTGCGCCCCCGCACGGACCTGCCTCATCAGCGGTCGCTGGGCCCCCGCCGACGGTGCCGAGCACATGCGTAGCGCCGTGGCACTGCCCGAGGGGCACCAAATGTACCCGCAGCTCCTGCGTAGCGCGGGCTATTACTGCAGCAACAACAGCAAGGAAGACTATAACCTGGATAAGCCCAAGGCAGGCAAAAAGGACCTGGTCTGGGATGAGAGCAGCGGCAAGGCGCACTGGCAGAACCGGCCTGCAAGCCAACCGTTCTTCGCTGTCTTCAACAACACCATCACCCATGAAAGCCAGATCCGCCGCCGGCCACACACGCTGATTCATGATCCGGCCAAAGCCCCCCTGCCCCCCTTCCATCCTGACACACCAGAAGTCCGCCATGACTGGGCCCAATACTACGACAACATCACCCTCATGGACACCAAACTCGGCCAGCACCTGGCCGAGCTGGAAAAGGCGGGGCTGGCGGAGGACACCATCATCATGCACTACGGCGACCACGGGCCGGGCATGCCGCGCTTCAAACGCTGGCCTTACAACAGCGGCCTTCAGGTGGGGCTCATCATGCACTTCCCGGAGAAGTGGAAGCATCTCGCCCCCAAAGGCTACGCCCCTGGTGGTGTGAATGAAGAACTCGTCAGCTTTGTCGATCTCACAGCCACACTGCTGAGCATCGCCGGGGTAAAACCGCCGGACTACTTCCAGGGACGGGCGGTGTGCGGGGAGTTTGCCAAACCGGCCCCCGAATTCATCCACGGCTTTCGTGGCCGCATGGATGAGCGCTACGACCTCGTCCGCAGCACCACCGACGGGCGGTATGTGTACATCCGCCACTACATGCCCCAACTGCCTTATGGCCAGTTTCTGAACTACATGTTCCAGCAGGCGACCACCCGCGTGTGGAAGGCGAAGTTTGATGAAGGCCATCTGCCTGAGCTCCAGACCCGCTTTTGGAAAACCAAACCTGCCGAGGAACTGTATGACCTGGAGTCAGATCCTTGGGAGACGATCAATCTGGCGGGCTCCACCGCCCATGCGGAAATCAAAAGCCGCCTAGCTCAAGGGCAACGCCAGTGGCTGGAGCAGGTGCGGGACCTCGGTTTCATCCCCGAAGGGGAACGCCTGGCCCAAGCTGACAAAAAATCCCCCAAGGACGTTTTTTCGACCGATGAAGCCTACCCGGTCAAAGCCGTTTTGGACGCCGCCGCCCTGGCGACTGAGCCTTCCCAAGCCACACCGGAAAGCTTGGCCAAACTGCTGGACCACCCCAATGCCAGCGTGCGCTACTGGGGCGTGCAGGGCTACCTGATCCAGGGAGACAAGACCATCCGCACCAACGCGCCTAAACTGGAGCAGATGCTGGGCGATAACTCCCCCAGCGTGCGCATCGCCGCCGCCGAGGCCCTCATCAGCGTGGCGGAATCCCCCGCTGTGCTGGAACGCAGCACCCGTGCCCTGCTGAAATGCGCGGATATGGAGACCCAGCCCTACTTTGTCGCCATCGAGGCCGTCAACGTGCTGGACCGCTGGCAGTCTCGGCTAAAGCCCTGGCAGCCCCAGATTCAGGCACTGCCAGCTCAGGCCCCCGAAAAGGTCGAAAAGCGCCTCAAAGAATACATTGCCCGCCTCCACGATCATCTCCTCACTGGGGACAAGGTCAAGGAGACTGGGGGGAACTGACGCTCCGGCACTGTCACTGCCAGCAGCTTTCTTTAAAAAAGAAGGCCTCTTTTGTCTGTCCACAGCTCATGCTTAGACAGGCATTCCATATTCTCCAGGGGCAACTCAGTCAGGAGCATCCACTCAAAAAATGAGAATATTGAAAAAATTGAGTGCAACCCTGAATATTTTATATTATTTAAGATAGTTAAATAATCAAGGTTTACCCCGAAACCCATGAAACCTGCCATTGCTCTCCCCCTCCTGGCCGCCTTCAGCCTCATCTCCATGGCCAGTGCCCAGTATCCTGGAGCCCCCACTTACCCGGGTGCAACCGGTGGTTACGCGGCCATGCCGCCTGCAGGGACCGGCCTTTACGGAGGCACCGGGTACACCGCCATGTCCCCCACCCTGCCGCCGCCGAACATGAGCTCACCCTATGCCGGGCCGACCATGATGGAGCCCGCACCTGCGGCTAACTATGGTTTTCAGCAGCCAGTCGCTACGAATTCCTGGGGCGGCGTGCAGCAGAGCATGACCGGCAGCAACATGCTGAACTACCGCTACCTGGAAGCGAGTTACCGCTATGTGGATCCACGTGGTGGCGACCTGGATGGCAGCCATGGCCTAGGCGTGACACTTTCGATGGATCTGCCGACGATTTTCTTCGTCAAAGGCAGCTTCAACTGGAGCAGCGGCACCGGTACTAAGAATGTGAAAGGTGCGGCCGATGCCGACTATGACCTTTCCGTCATCACCATCGGCGGCGGTGCCTACATGGCCATCACGCCGAAACTGCACTTCGTCGGCGAAGTGGGCTTGGTGTATGCCAATCTGAGTTCCTCTGGCAGAAACATCAGCTACACCGACGGGGGCATCTACATCCGCCCCAGCCTGCGCTACCAGATGGTGGATTGGCTGGAACTGCAGGCTGGCGTGACCGTCAGCAGCGCCAACGACTACGACAGTAAGGTCATCGACTTCGGGGCCTACTTCAGGGTTTTCCCGCAGATGGATATGAACGTCGGCATGGACCTGGGCGACGAAACCCGCACCCTGCGTGCCGGTGCCCGTCTCCGCTGGTAACCTGACTTTTACTCTCCCACCCTCAAGACACGGAAGCGCCCTGGAAACAGGGCGCTTCTTTTTTGTGAAGGCCCAACCCGCCGTAGTTCTGGAGTCACCCTCGGCCAGTAAGAAATTCACGCAGGGCGACGGCATCCATACATCCAGACGAGAAAGCATACCCGAATAATACCCCAGAGACCGCGGATCGGCTTCGACCTGGGGTCTTAGGTCTTAAGTTATCTCAGCCAAGCTATGGCCTCCCACAATCATTCTACTGCCAATCCCCGCTGCTCCACCGGCGTCGAAGGGTTGGATGTCATCCTTCAAGGCGGCCTGCCCACCAACAGGCTTTATCTCATCAAAGGCGATCCAGGAGTCGGCAAGACCACGCTGGCCATGCAGTTTCTTTTACAAGGCCAGAAGGAGGGTGAAACCAGCCTCTACATCACCCTTTCCGAAACGAAAGATGAGATCGCAACCGTCGCCGCCTCCCATGGCTGGGACTTGTCCAAACTGCATTTGTATGAGCTTTCCACGATCGAAGAAAAGATCCGTGGTGATACTGAGAGCACCTTTTTCCACCCTTCTGAAATTGAGCTCAATCGAACGATCAACGCCCTCATTGATGAGGTGAAAAGGGTCAATCCCTCGCGTGTCGTCTTTGATTCCCTCTCAGAAATGCGCATGCTGGCGGATACGCCCCTGCGGTATCGACGGCAGATTTTGCAACTGAAGCAGTTTTTCGCCGGACGCAACTGCACCGTCCTGCTGCTGGATGACCGCACCTCCGGCATGCATGACCTTCAGGTGGAAAGCATTGCCCATGGGGTGATCGCTCTCGTCAGCACCGCCTCAGGGTACGGGGTCTCCCAGCGACAGCTCAATGTGATCAAGATTCGCGGCTCCGAATTCTTGGAAGGCAGCCATGACCTAGTGCTGCGCAAAGGAGGCATGGTGGTCTTTCCACGCCTCGTCGCGGCAGATGAGAAGGGTGAATTTAACCGAGAGGATTTCCCCAGCGGGGTCCAGGAACTCGACCTTCTGCTGGGAGGGGGCCTGGGCCGCGGCACCAGCACCATGCTTATGGGGCCACCGGGTACCGGGAAGTCCACTCTCACTGTACGCTTTGTGCTGTCGGCGGCGGAACGCGGTGAAAAATCCCTGCTTTTCATCTTCGACGAAACCATCGGGACATTGTTGGACCGGGCGGCCAAGCTCGGCATGGATTTGAGGCCGCATGTGAAGAGTGGCCTCATTGTAATCGAATCTGTGGATCCGGCGGACATTTCCCCCGGCGATCTCGCCCACCGCATCCGGCAGGGTGTCGCCAACGACTCTGCTCGCATGATCGTGATTGACAGCATCAATGGTTATCTCAATGCCATGCCTGCAGAGCGCTATCTGGCGCTTCAACTGCATGAGCTGCTATCTTACCTGAATCAGCAGGGCGTCATCACCATCATGGTCCTGGCCCAGCAGGGACTCATCGGCTCCATGCAGTCCGCTGTGGATCTCACCTATCTTGCCGATACGGTGGTGCTTCTTCGTTTTTATGAGGCACGGGGAGAAGTGAAACAGGCCATTTCGGTCATTAAAAAACGCAGCGGCAACCACGAACGCACCATTCGCGAAATCCGGGTGGGGCAGGAAGGTATCTCCCTGGGCGAACCCCTGCGTGAACTCCAGGGGGTGCTCACTGGTGTGCCCACCTTTGTTGATGACAGGTGAAATCCGCCGCCCCTGCCCTCATGCAACCACCCAACGAACTTTGTGCGGAGACGCCACCTCCGTCTATCCGCGCCTATGCGGAAGGGACTGGGCGCGAAGGTTTGGGAATCCTGATCCTGGCACCGACCAGCAACGATGCCCGGCTCACTGCATCCTTCCTCGAAAAGGCTGGTTTGGAACCTTGTATCTGCCTGGACTTTAACGACATCCGCCGGAAGGTGGAAGCAGGCTGCGGCGCGCTGCTGCTGGCAGAAGAAGTGCTGGCCAACGGATCTGTGATCATGCTGGCTGATCTCCTGGACAAGCAGCCTTCCTGGTCGGATCTACCTATCGTCATCATCACTGGCACGCGAGAGGCTTGGGCACGGCATCGGCACCTTTCCGCCCTCACTCCGACTGGCAATGTGTCCATCATCGAGCGGCCCGTCCGGCCCGACACGCTGGTGAGCACGCTGGAGTCCGCCATCCGTTCTCGGCAGCGCCAGTATCAAGTCCGTTCCCTGCTGGAAGAGCGGGAAAAAATGACTTCCGAAGCCCTGGAGGCCGACCGCCGCAAAGACGAGTTTCTGGCCATGCTGGCGCATGAACTGCGCAATCCTCTGGCCTCGGTCGCCAATGCCGCCGCTCTTCTCAAAACATCCAATGACCTGGAAACCCAGGCTTGGTCCGCCGGCGTGATCGAACGGCAGGCCAACCAGCTTGCCCACCTCATTGATGACCTTCTGGATGTGTCGCGCATCACCACTGGCAAGATCCGCCTGCGTCGCAGCCAGATTGACTTGGCCGTCGTTCTCGACCGCGCCTGCGACTCCGCGCGCCCCCTGATAACAGAACGTGGCCACCGCTTCACACGGGACTATCCCCATGGTGTTCTATGGCTGGAAGCAGACCCCACGCGCATCGAGCAGGTGGTGCTGAATCTCCTGGCCAACGCTGCCAAATACACGCCTAAAAACGGCTGCATCCAGCTTTTGGCCGGACGCGGGGAGGCTGACATTTTCGTGACGGTCAAGGACAACGGGATCGGCATCGAGCCCAAACGCCTGCCCGAAATGTTCCAGCTCTTCACACAGGGAGAACGCTCCATTGCCAGGAGTGAAGGCGGTCTGGGCATCGGCCTCACCATCGTGCAAAAGCTGACGGAGATGCACGGAGGCAGCGTGGATGCGCATAGCGATGGTCCGGGCCAGGGCAGCAGCTTCACCATCCGGCTGCCAGCCGCTGCGGCCAGCCAGTCCCCCACACTCAATGGCGAACAAGAGCCACGGCCCATCATGACTTCACGCCGTGTCCTGGTGGTGGATGACAATGTGGACTCTGCCGTAGGCCTGGCCAAGCTGCTCACCCGCGCTGGTCATCAGGTCTCCCTCGCTTATGATGGGGCCGCTGCCCTGGCCCAGGCGGAGCAGCAATTGTCCGAGGCCATCGTACTCGACATCGGCCTGCCCGGCATGGATGGCTACGAAGTCGCCCGGCTGCTGCGCCAGGAAGACTGGGGCCGTCAGGCCCTGCTGATTGCAGTGACTGGCTACGGCCAGGAAGATGACCGGCAACGCGCCATGGAGGCAGGCTTCGACCACCACCTCGTCAAGCCGGTGGACCTGATCAAGCTCAAAAGCCTGCTGCGGACTGGGACTGCTTCGCACGCTTGAATGAATCCTGTTTGGCTAAAAAAGGCTCCCTGCATGACAGCAAGGAGCCTTTTGCACGAGCTACATCATTTTCTTTTCACCATGCATGGTGCAGGTGCCAGATTTGCATGCAGGACAGGCAGGAGCATTGTCCTTCATCATGGAGGAAGAACTGCAGCTCGTGAGCGCCATCACAGTCGCGGTGACAGAGAGGATGAGGAATGATTTCATTTGAGTGTGGAGTGTTGCTTGTGGTTAGGCTGGCAGTTCAGTGAGCCACCAGGCAACGGTAGGAGGTGTGTCCTCCGACTTATTCCCATCAAAATATTCCTGCCTTCAAAAACACCCTCCCACGATGGCTCTACGCTTTCTTTGTCTTCAGCGCCTTTTTACGCTCAGGAAATAGAGTGGTGCAGATCTCGCAGACGGTGCCGTCGCAGCCACGGGCGGAGCAGTGTTCTCGACCGTAAAAGATGATTTGAAGGTGCAGCTTGTTCCAGGCGGACTGGGGGAAAAGGCGTTTCAGATCACGCTCCGTCTGAATGACGTTTTTTCCCTCGGTCAATTTCCAGCGCTGGGCCAGACGGTGGATGTGGGTATCCACCGGGAAGGAGGGGATGCCAAAGGACTGGGCCATGACGACCTGGGCGGTCTTGTGCCCGACTCCGGGTAGCTGCTCCAGAGCCTCCAGATCTGCGGGAACCTGACCGTCATATTTTTCGACCAGGATCTCGGACAGCTTTTGTATTGCCTTGGCCTTTTGGGGACCGAGGCCGCAGGGCTTGACGATCTTTTCAATCTCGGCCACCGGCACCAGGGCCATTTCCTGCGGGGTGCGGCCCAGCGTCCAGAGTTTGGGCGTGATCAAATTCACCCGCACATCGGTACACTGGGCGGAGAGCAAGACTGCTACCAGAAGTGTGTAGGCATCCGTGTGATCCAGAGGCACCGGCGGATCCGGGTAAAGCTGCCCCAGCCGCTGGAGCACGTAGGCGGCGCGTTCGGCCTTGGTCACGGCAATCTCAGATTAGCTGCGCTGAATGCGCTGCACCATTTTGCGCACGTGGTCATACTTCTGGCGATCCTTCATGATGGCCAGGCTTTGGGACTTCGACCCCCAACGGATCACGCGGATGTTCACGTGACGGACGCCCCAGGCATTCATGTGCGCACGGGTAGGCTGGTAGATGTCAATGGTGTTGGTCCCGACCAAGGCGGAACCGTAATCGTCCACCTGATAAATGTAGGGGGTGCCCTCAATCTGGAAAATGGTCCCCACCGGATACACGGACCAGTCGGCGGCGGCACTGCGCAGAACGCTGCCATACTTCAACTGCGAGCCAACGGCGGTACGTGCACCATACTGAATGTGGTCTGACTCACTGTGAGTGTAGGCGGTGGTCCGCACGGCAGAGATGCGCGTGCCTTTTTTGGACATCACCTTCTTGTTCGAACTGGACGAAGAACAAGAGCAGAGGAGGGCTGCGACAATACAGAGCAGGCAGGTGGTGGCGTTTCTCATCATTTCACAAGTCTTGACATTCAAGCTACCGCTGAATTGAAAATCATCGTGCGGCATTTGGGCTCCAAAATCAATCACGGATTTTCCACCCACCCGCCCCTGGCGGTCTCTCAAGGCAGTTTAAGCTTGGCTGCATAAGCCTCCGCAGCCGCCGGAGACTCCATCGTTTTTTTGCCAAATGCGGACGGCCCCGCCACTCCTCCGCCCAAAATCAGGTAATCGGGCTGGCAGACGAGGGTGTAGGCATTGTCGCCTTTGGCCCCGCCATTTGGCAGCAGCCATTTCAGGTTTCCCTGGGAATCAAAGGCGGCGGTATAAATGTCCGTGGCCCCCAGGCTGGTCAAAGTCTGCCCCGCCAGAGTCGCGGTGACGGAGAACTCGCCGGTCACATACACCCGGTCCGCCCCATCTGTCGCCACGCCCAGGCAGTAGTCCACTGCGGGCCCCTGAATGACCTGGGACCAGAGGGGCCGCCCCTCGGGTGAGAAGTGCACCACAAAGCCATCGCTATCTTTGTCGCCGGTGGTTTTGAACACTTTCTCTCCCAGCTTCAGGCTGCCTTTGAACATCCCCGCGCCGGTCACACGACCTGCGGCATCCACCGCGATTTCGTGGAAGCCAGCGCTCGGGGTGCCTGAAATCAGCGAGACCCAGACGGGCTCTCCCTCCGGCGTGGTCTTGATCACCAGCGCAGCTTGGCCAGCCGTGGTTTCCAGCGCCAGCTTTCCTGCCAGCCCCTTTCCCCCACCGCTGCCGCCGATGTAGAGATTGCCTCCGGCATCCGCGCCGATGCCATGCCCGCTGCCATTGAATTTGCCCGAAGTCGTCTTCACCCAGCGCAGGCTGCCCCCGGCATCATACTTGGCCCAAAAGACGGCCCGTGAGCTGCTGCCTGCATTGGCCACCACCTGGCCAAACTTCCCTTCCCCAGCCAGTGCTCCGGCGACAACGATATCTCCCTGGGCATCCAGGGCGATGCCATGGCCATAATCATAACCGGCACCGCCCGCGGTGCGGATCCAAAGAAGATCCCCGGACGGCGAATACTTGGCCACAAAGATGTCATAATCCCCGGCATTGGGCAGCACCTGGCCCAGAGCCTGGGCATCGATACTTTGGAAATGACCTGTGACATAGGCATTCCCGTCGGCATCGGTGACGACTCCATAACCACGGTCCACCAGACTGCCGCCCAGGCTGCGAACCCAGAGAAACTTCCCTTCCGGTGAGGCTTTGGCCAGGAAGAAATCCGACCCGCCCAGGGATTCGCGCTTCAGTTCACCAAAGCTGCCCGCATCGGTGGTTTCACCCGCAAGAAAGACATTCCCCTGACCATCCACGGCCACGGCACGGGTCTTGTCATTTTTCAAGCCTCCCCCTGCGGCGACCCATTCAAAGGAAGGCTCGGCTGCCGGCAGGGAGGAAGCCAGAAGGAAAGGAAGAAGGAGGCGGGAGAGTGACATGCGCGGAAGAATACGCGATGCCTTCCCGAGGCCTTGAAACCAAGATGCGTATCAAAGTGACAAGGCCGTCTCCCTTCCCGACCGGATTTTACACCACTTCTTCGATGACCGGGTTCGTGAGGGAACCGATGCCTTCGATCTCAATGGTGACGCTGTCGCCCGCTTTCAGCCACAGTGCAGGTTTGCGGGCCATGCCGACGCCATGAGGGGTGCCGGTGAGGATGACCGTGCCCGGCAGCAGGGTGGTGCTGGCACTGAGGAAGGCGATGATGGTGGGCACATCGAAGATCATGTCGTTCGTGTTCCAGTCCTGCACGGCCTCACCATTGAGGATGGTCATGATGCCCAGCGCGTTGGGGTTTGCGATCTCATCACGAGTGACCAGGACGGGACCCAGCGGGCAAAAGGTATCGAAAGTCTTGCCCCGGCACCACTGGCCGCCGCCACCGTTCTTCTGCCAGTCGCGGGCGCTGACATCGTTGGCGCAGGTGTAGCCCAGCACATAGTCCAACGCGTTTTCCTTGCTGACGTTTTTGGCGGCCTTGCCAATGACGATGGCCAGCTCGCACTCATAATCCACAGTGTCACTGCGCAGACCGCGGGGCAGTTCGATGGCGTCGCCGGGGTTCTGGACGGTACCGGGGCTCTTCATGAAAAGCACGGGATGCTCCGGGATGGCGGCACCGCTTTCCTCCGCGTGGAACTTGTAGTTGAGGCCGATGCAAAGGATGGCCGTCGGCTGCACTGGGGCGAGAACCTTGGCCACATCCGCCACGGTGTCCGTCACGCGATGGTCGCCAAAGATGTCGCCTTCAATGACTCGGGCGGAGCCGTCGGTTTGCTGGGAGGCGTAGGCGATGCGACCGGCGGAATCGGAATAACGGATGATTTTCATGAATGGGAGAGGGGGAAAGAACTTGTACGCAGTTCAACGGCAAGTTTAACGACGATTGAAGGCCACACACTCTTCGTAGCGTGCCCCGGTGCCGCCAAACATGTCCAGCGCACTGCCGATGGTGCCGTCCACACGTCCGTGGCTCAGCTCATCCAGGCGGCTCAGATCACCCAGGTGGCGGATGCCCCCCGCATAGGTCATCGGGATGGGGCTGTGTTCGCCCAAGAAAGCGATGAGGGCCTCGTCCATGCCCTCACACTTGCCTTCCACATCGACGGCGTGAATGAGGAATTCGGCACAACAACCCGCCAGGTGCTTCAGCGTTTCTGGGGTGACGTGCAGATCTGTGAGCGTCTGCCAACGGTTCATGGCCACGGTCCATCCGCTGGCGGTGGCCTTGCAGCTCAGGTCAATGACCAGACGGTCTTTGCCCGCAGCGGCCACCATTTTTTGCAGCCTGGTTTCCGAAAAGTTGCCGTCGGTTTCAAACAGGTAGCTGGTGACAATGACGTGGCTGGCCCCGGCCTCAAGATACTCCGCCGCATTGCAGGGCCGGATGCCGCCGCCGACTTGCAATCCATTTGGATAGGCGCCGAGGGCTGACTTCGCTGCCGCTTCATTCCCGGGCCCAAGCAGGATGACATGCCCGCCCGTGAGACCGTCATCGGCGTATTTCCGGGCAAACCAAGCCGGGTCGCGGTCGCTGACGAAATTCGTCTTCAGCCCACCTCCGGAATCGCTGAGGCTGGAGCCCACGATCTGCTTCACTTGGCCATCGTGGAGATCAATGCAGGGGCGGAAACGGGTCATGGT is drawn from Prosthecobacter algae and contains these coding sequences:
- a CDS encoding fumarylacetoacetate hydrolase family protein, translating into MKIIRYSDSAGRIAYASQQTDGSARVIEGDIFGDHRVTDTVADVAKVLAPVQPTAILCIGLNYKFHAEESGAAIPEHPVLFMKSPGTVQNPGDAIELPRGLRSDTVDYECELAIVIGKAAKNVSKENALDYVLGYTCANDVSARDWQKNGGGGQWCRGKTFDTFCPLGPVLVTRDEIANPNALGIMTILNGEAVQDWNTNDMIFDVPTIIAFLSASTTLLPGTVILTGTPHGVGMARKPALWLKAGDSVTIEIEGIGSLTNPVIEEVV
- the hisA gene encoding phosphoribosylformimino-5-aminoimidazole carboxamide ribotide isomerase, translated to MTRFRPCIDLHDGQVKQIVGSSLSDSGGGLKTNFVSDRDPAWFARKYADDGLTGGHVILLGPGNEAAAKSALGAYPNGLQVGGGIRPCNAAEYLEAGASHVIVTSYLFETDGNFSETRLQKMVAAAGKDRLVIDLSCKATASGWTVAMNRWQTLTDLHVTPETLKHLAGCCAEFLIHAVDVEGKCEGMDEALIAFLGEHSPIPMTYAGGIRHLGDLSRLDELSHGRVDGTIGSALDMFGGTGARYEECVAFNRR